From one Lysinibacillus sp. G4S2 genomic stretch:
- a CDS encoding GlsB/YeaQ/YmgE family stress response membrane protein, whose translation MISFIWYLIIGGLLGWLAGVILGKDVPGGVIGNIVAGIVGSWIGSMVLGNWGWRVSNFYVFPALIGAIVLIFIVSFILKSMHKAT comes from the coding sequence ATGATTAGCTTCATTTGGTATTTAATCATTGGCGGGCTTTTAGGTTGGTTAGCAGGCGTCATTTTAGGTAAAGATGTACCTGGCGGCGTCATCGGAAATATTGTTGCAGGGATTGTCGGTTCTTGGATTGGTAGTATGGTTCTTGGTAACTGGGGTTGGCGAGTTAGTAATTTTTACGTATTCCCAGCATTAATTGGTGCTATCGTGCTGATTTTCATTGTAAGCTTTATTTTAAAAAGTATGCACAAAGCAACCTAA
- a CDS encoding lytic transglycosylase domain-containing protein translates to MAKKKKKKPMLSPSAQLGMIALLIPIAIIVYVFAFFAWKELQTLPIFEKLEQEKAIEEIQQNFDMEIPEQYIPVYVAAEEKYGVPWTLLAAHHRVETRFSSMKSLVSPAGAEGHLQFMPCTFVGWQHPSCSGLGKGDIPKAELMNPVSIKKYGGFGVDANGDGLADPYDIEDAIFSAANYLSKNGAANGDVKGAVFQYNHSDEYVEKVLYYFNLYNDYHDELKEVVLLNTEK, encoded by the coding sequence ATGGCGAAAAAAAAGAAGAAAAAACCGATGCTATCGCCTTCCGCCCAATTGGGCATGATAGCATTATTAATACCAATAGCGATAATTGTTTATGTATTCGCTTTTTTTGCATGGAAGGAGCTACAAACATTACCGATATTTGAAAAACTAGAGCAAGAAAAGGCAATAGAAGAAATTCAACAAAATTTCGATATGGAAATTCCTGAGCAATATATTCCTGTTTATGTAGCGGCAGAAGAGAAATACGGTGTACCTTGGACATTACTTGCCGCCCATCATCGAGTTGAAACACGCTTCTCCTCAATGAAATCACTTGTATCACCAGCCGGGGCAGAAGGACATCTGCAATTTATGCCTTGTACATTTGTAGGTTGGCAACATCCTTCCTGCTCAGGATTAGGAAAAGGGGATATACCGAAGGCTGAATTAATGAATCCAGTATCAATAAAAAAATATGGTGGATTTGGTGTAGATGCTAACGGAGATGGTCTGGCAGATCCTTATGATATTGAGGACGCTATATTTAGTGCAGCGAATTATTTATCGAAAAATGGTGCAGCAAATGGTGATGTGAAGGGAGCTGTTTTTCAGTACAATCACAGTGATGAATATGTTGAAAAGGTGTTATATTATTTCAATTTATATAATGATTATCATGATGAACTGAAAGAAGTCGTCCTTTTAAATACGGAAAAATAA
- the mscL gene encoding large conductance mechanosensitive channel protein MscL → MWKDFKEFAMKGNIVDLAVAVVIGGAFGKIVTSLVENIIMPLVGVLTGGIDLTESFVYGSGTAQVKLGVFLQSIIDFLIIAFAIFMALRIMTKLTRKKEEAVVEEPAPKLDAKEELLKEIRDLLKKEQA, encoded by the coding sequence TTGTGGAAAGACTTTAAAGAGTTTGCTATGAAAGGCAATATTGTCGATCTAGCAGTGGCAGTAGTAATTGGTGGTGCTTTCGGTAAAATTGTTACCTCCTTAGTTGAAAATATCATTATGCCATTAGTTGGTGTTTTAACTGGTGGTATTGATTTGACAGAGAGCTTTGTATATGGCTCAGGTACTGCTCAAGTAAAATTAGGTGTATTTTTACAGTCAATCATTGACTTTTTAATTATTGCCTTTGCAATTTTCATGGCATTAAGAATTATGACAAAGCTAACTCGTAAAAAAGAAGAAGCTGTTGTGGAAGAGCCGGCACCAAAATTAGATGCTAAAGAAGAGCTTCTAAAAGAAATTCGAGATTTATTAAAAAAAGAGCAAGCTTAA
- a CDS encoding short-chain dehydrogenase → MRNWLVIGGTGMLKDVSLWLLQQGNHVTVIGRQQKKMQSLINDVKNDSKLSPLRVDYTNYNSFKLALIESQQTNGSFDCIIAWIHGSDKRIWESLFQAIPNTKNVILYHIKGSSSYINNDRTKSYLPCSIIYREVKLGFIIESNNSSRWLTNNEIAQGIIDAIQQEIPEKHVGVFEPWNLRP, encoded by the coding sequence ATGAGGAATTGGCTTGTAATTGGAGGAACAGGAATGCTAAAGGATGTTTCTTTATGGCTTCTACAGCAAGGTAATCATGTAACCGTTATTGGGAGACAACAAAAGAAAATGCAAAGTTTGATAAATGATGTTAAAAATGATTCGAAATTGTCACCTTTAAGAGTTGATTATACGAATTACAATAGCTTTAAATTAGCATTAATAGAGTCTCAGCAAACTAATGGATCATTTGATTGTATTATTGCTTGGATTCATGGTTCTGATAAAAGAATTTGGGAGTCACTTTTCCAAGCAATTCCTAACACAAAAAATGTGATTTTATACCATATAAAAGGGAGTAGCTCTTACATAAATAATGACCGTACAAAAAGTTATTTACCTTGTAGTATAATTTATCGAGAGGTAAAACTTGGATTTATTATAGAAAGCAACAACTCCTCAAGATGGCTAACAAATAATGAAATTGCACAAGGAATTATCGATGCAATACAACAAGAAATACCAGAAAAACATGTGGGTGTGTTTGAACCATGGAATTTGCGTCCTTAA
- a CDS encoding methionine biosynthesis PLP-dependent protein, whose product MTNNRSIETKLVQLGNLSDPRTGAVSPPIHLSTAYKHTGIGESTGFDYARTKNPTRALLEAGIADLEGGDMGFACSSGMAAIQLVLSLFKPGDELVVPDDLYGGTYRLFNFFEETYNIKPVYSKFESVEQVEALINDNTRALFIETPTNPLMQEFDLQVYAELAHKHGAWLIVDNTFYTPYFQRPIELGADIVIHSATKYIGGHNDVLAGLVVAKGAELAERIGFIHNGSGMVLGAMDSWLLIRGLKTMHLRLKQHDANGKAIAAYLEEEELVTDVLYTGKGGMLSFRLKKADWIDPFLRNLKLITFAESLGGVESFITYPATQTHADMPYEERIERGVCDRLLRFSVGVEEAEDLIADLKQVFDILRKEA is encoded by the coding sequence ATGACAAACAACAGAAGTATTGAAACAAAACTTGTACAACTGGGGAATTTAAGTGATCCGAGAACAGGCGCTGTTAGCCCACCAATTCATTTATCGACAGCTTACAAACACACTGGTATTGGTGAATCCACTGGTTTTGATTATGCACGTACCAAAAATCCAACTCGTGCCCTATTAGAAGCGGGAATTGCTGATTTAGAGGGTGGAGATATGGGCTTTGCCTGTAGCTCTGGCATGGCAGCCATTCAACTAGTTCTATCGTTGTTTAAGCCTGGTGATGAATTAGTTGTACCTGATGATTTATATGGAGGTACATATCGACTTTTTAATTTCTTCGAAGAGACATACAATATTAAGCCTGTTTACTCTAAATTTGAATCAGTTGAGCAGGTAGAAGCATTAATCAATGACAATACGCGTGCTCTTTTCATTGAAACGCCAACGAATCCGCTTATGCAGGAATTTGATTTGCAAGTGTATGCTGAATTAGCTCACAAGCACGGTGCGTGGTTAATTGTTGATAATACGTTCTATACACCATATTTCCAACGCCCCATCGAATTAGGTGCTGACATTGTCATTCATTCTGCTACTAAATATATAGGCGGACATAATGATGTGTTAGCTGGTTTAGTTGTCGCAAAAGGTGCTGAATTAGCAGAACGTATTGGCTTTATTCATAATGGTAGCGGGATGGTATTAGGTGCGATGGATTCCTGGTTGCTTATTCGTGGCTTAAAAACGATGCATCTTCGATTAAAGCAGCACGATGCGAACGGTAAAGCAATTGCTGCCTATTTAGAAGAAGAAGAACTTGTGACAGACGTGCTATACACAGGAAAAGGTGGCATGCTTTCATTCCGCTTGAAAAAGGCTGACTGGATTGACCCATTCCTTCGTAACTTGAAGTTAATTACCTTTGCTGAAAGCCTTGGTGGTGTTGAAAGCTTTATTACGTATCCTGCTACTCAAACACATGCAGATATGCCTTATGAAGAACGTATTGAACGTGGTGTTTGTGACCGATTATTGCGCTTCTCTGTTGGCGTTGAAGAGGCTGAAGATTTAATTGCGGATTTAAAACAAGTATTCGATATCCTTAGAAAAGAGGCTTAA
- a CDS encoding aminotransferase class I/II-fold pyridoxal phosphate-dependent enzyme gives MKQHIETSLIHAGVRDGYENKKGAVNVPMYLSSTFHQESIDEFGEYDYARSGNPTRDALEKAVAELESGVRAHAFSSGIAAVSAALMLLSQGDHMVITEDVYGGTYRFVSKVLPRFGISHTFVDFTDLEAVEAAITPATKLLYMETPSNPTLGITDIRGIVALAKQHHCLTFLDNTFMTPLHQRPLELGVDVVIHSATKFLSGHSDIIAGLTVTADEKLGQDLYFIQNSFGNILGVQDSFTLLQNIKTTDVRYGRSAESAQKIAEFLAANPLVEQVYYPGLASHPGYEIHHNQCTSAGAVLSFRLPSYKEAKALVEAMKIPVFAVSLGGVESILSYPAKMSHAAMEPEEREKRGITDGLLRFSVGLEHVDDLIADFAQALEVAAKA, from the coding sequence ATGAAGCAACATATTGAAACAAGCCTAATTCACGCAGGAGTTCGTGACGGCTATGAAAATAAAAAAGGTGCAGTCAATGTGCCTATGTATTTATCATCTACTTTCCATCAAGAGAGTATCGATGAATTTGGTGAATATGACTATGCTCGTTCTGGTAACCCTACACGTGATGCACTAGAAAAAGCAGTCGCAGAGCTTGAAAGCGGAGTACGTGCCCATGCATTTTCTTCTGGAATTGCAGCTGTATCTGCAGCATTAATGCTATTATCTCAGGGTGATCATATGGTCATTACGGAGGATGTTTATGGAGGAACATACCGCTTCGTCTCCAAAGTTTTACCACGCTTCGGTATTTCCCATACTTTCGTTGATTTCACAGATTTAGAGGCGGTTGAAGCAGCCATTACACCAGCTACAAAACTGCTCTATATGGAAACACCGTCAAATCCGACACTTGGCATCACAGATATTCGCGGAATTGTTGCTCTAGCCAAACAGCATCATTGCTTAACATTTTTAGACAATACTTTTATGACACCTTTACACCAACGTCCACTTGAGCTAGGTGTCGATGTTGTTATTCATTCTGCTACAAAATTTTTATCTGGGCACTCTGATATTATTGCAGGATTGACAGTAACTGCTGACGAAAAGCTTGGTCAGGATTTATACTTTATCCAAAATTCATTCGGCAATATATTAGGTGTGCAGGACTCCTTTACACTATTGCAAAATATTAAAACAACAGATGTGCGTTATGGTCGTTCTGCTGAGTCGGCACAAAAGATTGCGGAGTTTTTAGCTGCAAATCCACTTGTTGAGCAAGTATACTACCCAGGGCTTGCCTCACATCCTGGCTATGAGATTCATCATAATCAGTGCACGAGTGCAGGCGCAGTTCTTTCTTTCCGCCTACCAAGCTATAAAGAGGCAAAAGCACTTGTAGAAGCGATGAAAATTCCAGTTTTCGCTGTCTCTCTTGGTGGCGTTGAATCGATCTTATCCTACCCTGCTAAAATGAGTCATGCAGCAATGGAGCCTGAAGAGCGTGAAAAACGTGGAATTACGGATGGACTATTACGTTTTTCAGTTGGTCTTGAGCATGTTGACGATCTAATTGCAGATTTTGCTCAAGCATTAGAGGTTGCCGCAAAAGCTTAG
- a CDS encoding NUDIX domain-containing protein, with amino-acid sequence MQVVEKAFGYITREHEGQLQVLVFEQNTEGVGIQIPKGTVEAGETPQEAVTREMFEETGLFDLTVNGLIAQDYFNHHSGVLQKRYFYHLTTKEKRDTWQHCPTGENESGFVFSFYWISDEHEVTLAQGHGDYLYRVLARVKN; translated from the coding sequence ATGCAAGTTGTTGAAAAAGCGTTTGGCTATATTACGAGGGAGCATGAGGGGCAGTTACAAGTGCTAGTATTTGAGCAAAATACAGAAGGAGTAGGAATTCAAATTCCTAAAGGCACGGTAGAAGCAGGGGAAACACCGCAAGAGGCTGTAACCCGAGAGATGTTTGAAGAGACAGGTTTATTCGATTTAACAGTTAACGGGTTAATTGCCCAAGATTATTTTAATCACCATTCAGGGGTTCTACAAAAACGTTATTTTTATCATTTAACTACGAAGGAAAAACGAGATACATGGCAGCATTGTCCTACAGGTGAAAACGAGTCAGGTTTTGTGTTTTCATTTTACTGGATTTCAGACGAGCATGAAGTGACATTAGCTCAAGGACATGGAGATTATTTGTATCGAGTATTGGCTCGTGTGAAGAATTGA
- a CDS encoding GNAT family N-acetyltransferase — protein sequence MTLIIRQMQENDIIFVQEIAKKSWHKTYEGIIPRNIQDRFLQAAYSYDRLKLRLDSSPFLVAIFEESVVGFANFSNVVNGVAELFAIYLLPETQGKGIGTALLQEGINMFPDLTSVIVCVEKENTIGMNFYQAKGFLKIEEFDDVFDGHILKTVKLGLTIE from the coding sequence TTGACATTAATTATACGACAGATGCAAGAGAATGACATCATTTTTGTACAAGAAATTGCCAAGAAAAGCTGGCACAAAACATACGAGGGAATCATTCCACGTAACATCCAAGATCGATTTTTACAAGCTGCTTATAGTTACGATCGATTGAAACTACGTCTAGATAGTAGTCCATTTTTAGTTGCTATATTTGAAGAGTCGGTAGTAGGCTTTGCAAATTTTTCTAATGTGGTTAATGGTGTGGCTGAACTATTCGCAATCTATTTACTACCTGAAACACAGGGCAAAGGTATTGGTACAGCACTCTTACAAGAGGGTATCAACATGTTTCCAGATTTAACGTCAGTTATCGTTTGTGTAGAGAAAGAAAATACAATTGGTATGAATTTTTATCAAGCAAAAGGCTTTTTGAAAATAGAGGAATTTGATGACGTTTTCGATGGGCATATATTAAAAACAGTTAAACTCGGCTTAACAATAGAATAA
- a CDS encoding cupin domain-containing protein: MKIYKFTQELANQINNYQSMNSFYTKIMKTVEPTNIGFIYIEPGGVVGMHEAPVPQLFIVIQGEGWICGKDKEKVSIKTGDGVLWQTGEAHESGSHTGLTALVIQSEHINLA; the protein is encoded by the coding sequence ATGAAAATATATAAATTCACACAAGAGTTGGCCAATCAAATTAATAATTATCAATCAATGAATTCTTTTTATACGAAAATCATGAAAACGGTGGAACCTACTAATATTGGCTTCATCTATATAGAGCCAGGTGGTGTTGTTGGAATGCACGAGGCGCCAGTCCCACAGTTATTTATTGTTATTCAGGGTGAGGGATGGATTTGTGGTAAAGATAAAGAGAAAGTAAGTATAAAAACTGGAGACGGTGTACTTTGGCAAACAGGAGAGGCGCATGAATCTGGGAGTCATACAGGGTTAACAGCATTAGTCATCCAATCCGAGCATATCAATCTTGCATAG
- a CDS encoding YwqG family protein, giving the protein MSNVEKLKKGLKEFGLAHKAEELLPFAKESIRMMVNQLPEEKIQIGSSKMGGCPDVPSDFSWPHTNDNRPLYFLCQLNLIEIKPNDTNSLLPSEGVLSFFYDAVEQPWGYDPKDHDGFKVFYFSQETSSLNRMEIPASLHEHGNIDSAALQFENEWTLPSWDSPYSMYLQEILSEEEADSYSDFEYEWMEIDDSRATHRIDGYPDAIQGDMYLECQLVTNGLYCGDSTGYSDPLRKELEAGATDWRLLLQIDSEDDLGFMWGDSGRLYFWIREEDCKNKQFDKAWVVLQCF; this is encoded by the coding sequence ATGAGTAACGTAGAAAAACTAAAAAAGGGATTAAAGGAATTTGGCTTAGCGCATAAAGCGGAGGAATTATTACCTTTCGCAAAGGAATCCATTCGAATGATGGTAAACCAATTACCTGAAGAAAAAATTCAGATTGGCAGCTCAAAAATGGGTGGCTGTCCGGATGTACCATCTGATTTCTCATGGCCACATACAAACGACAATAGACCGTTGTATTTTCTTTGCCAACTAAATCTAATAGAAATCAAGCCTAATGATACAAACAGCTTATTACCTTCGGAAGGTGTGCTATCCTTTTTCTATGATGCTGTCGAGCAACCTTGGGGATACGACCCGAAAGATCATGATGGCTTTAAAGTTTTCTATTTCTCTCAAGAGACTAGTAGCCTGAATAGAATGGAAATTCCCGCATCATTACACGAGCATGGTAACATCGACAGCGCGGCGCTACAATTTGAAAATGAATGGACACTTCCATCATGGGACTCGCCATACTCGATGTATTTACAAGAAATTTTAAGCGAAGAGGAGGCTGATAGCTATAGTGATTTTGAATACGAGTGGATGGAGATAGATGATTCTAGGGCTACTCATCGCATAGACGGTTATCCAGATGCGATTCAGGGTGACATGTATTTGGAATGTCAACTGGTAACAAATGGCTTATATTGTGGCGACTCAACAGGTTATAGCGATCCATTACGAAAGGAATTAGAGGCAGGAGCAACTGATTGGCGATTATTACTCCAAATTGATTCCGAAGATGATCTAGGGTTTATGTGGGGCGATAGTGGCAGATTGTACTTCTGGATTCGTGAGGAAGATTGTAAAAATAAACAATTTGATAAAGCATGGGTTGTTTTACAGTGCTTTTAA
- a CDS encoding YpzG family protein: MSRFEHLDPKSQKIHRNWSRIKHSKSQVNGETEITLHNRLLRSEARARQF; the protein is encoded by the coding sequence ATGAGTAGGTTTGAACATTTAGACCCAAAATCTCAAAAAATCCACCGCAACTGGTCAAGGATTAAGCACTCAAAATCTCAAGTTAACGGTGAAACGGAGATCACACTCCATAACCGTCTCTTGAGAAGTGAAGCAAGAGCCCGACAGTTTTAA
- a CDS encoding nucleotidyltransferase domain-containing protein — MKEIILNKLKEIEKEYQIKILYAVESGSRAWGFPSKDSDYDVRFIYIHQPQWYLAIDPQGIGAKRDVIEVPINDLLDISGWEITKALRLFRKSNPPLLEWLRSNIVYEQQYSFIDNVRLLEKEVFYPNASLYHYLNMAKNNYREYLQSSEVKIKKYFYVLRPVLACKWIEKKQTVPPIDFQELLNEIISDGPLKTDIEQLLKRKIAGEELNMEPRIESINEYLDKELKHIETYCKNLNVKVDDPTQKLDALFRSTLQEVWGRE; from the coding sequence ATGAAAGAAATTATACTAAATAAATTAAAAGAAATTGAAAAAGAGTATCAAATAAAAATTTTATATGCAGTAGAATCAGGTAGTAGAGCTTGGGGATTTCCTTCTAAAGACAGTGATTATGATGTTCGTTTCATATATATTCATCAACCACAGTGGTACCTTGCTATCGATCCACAAGGAATAGGTGCTAAGAGAGATGTCATTGAAGTGCCTATCAATGATTTATTAGATATTAGTGGGTGGGAAATAACAAAAGCATTAAGGCTTTTTCGCAAAAGTAATCCACCGCTTTTAGAATGGTTACGAAGCAATATTGTTTATGAGCAGCAATATTCATTTATTGACAATGTACGATTATTGGAAAAAGAAGTATTTTATCCAAACGCAAGCTTATACCATTATTTAAATATGGCTAAAAACAACTATCGGGAATATTTGCAAAGTTCAGAAGTTAAAATAAAAAAATATTTCTATGTACTAAGACCGGTATTGGCATGTAAGTGGATTGAAAAAAAACAAACGGTACCACCAATTGATTTTCAAGAATTATTAAATGAAATAATCTCTGACGGCCCTTTAAAAACGGACATTGAGCAACTTTTAAAGAGAAAAATAGCTGGAGAAGAGCTAAATATGGAGCCGCGTATTGAAAGTATTAATGAGTATTTAGATAAAGAATTAAAGCATATTGAGACTTACTGTAAAAATTTAAATGTCAAAGTGGATGATCCTACACAAAAATTAGATGCATTATTTAGGAGCACGTTACAAGAAGTGTGGGGAAGAGAATAA
- a CDS encoding RNA polymerase sigma factor, protein MMSNEEWMEAYKNGEVEGFEQLYSRLYEPLYCFLFRYTREDQLSIDIVQDTFERLQYIKEDFDQQKGTVKAFLFQIAYRLMINKLNRRKKWRTLFPFLVPTTSHRMSADEKLTIQEAILQLPEKQRAVILLVYYHDLPQEEIAQILSIPLGTVKSRLHNAIRTLKEELKEDFDA, encoded by the coding sequence ATGATGAGCAATGAGGAGTGGATGGAGGCCTATAAAAACGGCGAAGTCGAGGGCTTTGAACAGCTCTATAGTCGTTTGTATGAGCCATTGTACTGCTTTTTGTTTCGTTATACTCGGGAAGATCAGCTAAGCATTGATATTGTGCAAGATACCTTTGAGCGTTTACAATATATAAAAGAAGATTTTGATCAGCAAAAGGGAACGGTGAAAGCATTTTTATTTCAAATTGCTTATCGCTTAATGATTAATAAATTAAATCGGCGCAAAAAATGGCGCACGCTCTTTCCGTTTTTAGTACCGACGACCAGTCATCGAATGTCTGCTGACGAGAAATTAACGATACAAGAAGCGATACTTCAATTACCCGAAAAGCAACGAGCTGTTATTTTGCTCGTTTACTATCATGATTTGCCACAGGAGGAAATTGCACAAATTTTGTCCATTCCACTTGGCACAGTTAAATCAAGGCTACATAATGCGATAAGGACTTTAAAGGAAGAGCTAAAGGAGGATTTCGATGCTTAA
- a CDS encoding group-specific protein — protein MGIGFIVSFIVVGIWSIIILGITIPMDKKYVVRENGKINYKKTTIYLRWNVFDTLTLVLAIYTILCVQAVFILLTSSQTIENPYMQFFANQSSAWVIVIVGYLVSRVSITLKSIKAHWGDELDDEQ, from the coding sequence ATGGGAATTGGATTTATCGTATCTTTTATTGTAGTTGGTATTTGGAGTATTATTATTTTGGGAATTACAATCCCGATGGATAAAAAATATGTTGTACGCGAAAATGGAAAAATTAATTATAAAAAAACAACAATTTATTTACGTTGGAATGTATTTGATACGTTAACGCTCGTTTTAGCCATTTATACAATACTTTGTGTGCAGGCAGTTTTCATACTTTTGACTTCCTCTCAAACAATCGAAAATCCATATATGCAGTTTTTTGCAAATCAATCGTCAGCATGGGTCATTGTAATAGTTGGATACTTAGTTTCACGTGTGTCCATAACATTAAAGTCCATTAAGGCTCATTGGGGGGATGAGCTAGATGATGAGCAATGA
- a CDS encoding ABC transporter permease, which produces MIKQIARMYMLENIRSLGMAFGNLLPAYIFLGISFFAKSAMTDESFNFLIKGQFLPISIIMLIFFFCFSNATIYLTDMKANKTLQWVQRTGIKPHTYFIGMGIGVFTLLNLFLVLLLVGYSFIIDISLSSFLLIILMSNFVLLALYPLSFILAGLFKNERVATSMLQPIMLIFMFSIQMSTMFLTLAKKNPQDYFIFLIWNPMLYLFDSLQVSLNLIGETWLPQYQYFMILTILSLVLAAIAKKIYTSK; this is translated from the coding sequence ATGATAAAGCAAATTGCACGCATGTATATGTTAGAAAATATTCGTAGTCTAGGGATGGCTTTTGGAAATTTGTTACCAGCTTATATCTTTTTGGGTATATCATTTTTTGCTAAAAGCGCGATGACTGATGAATCATTTAATTTTTTGATTAAAGGTCAGTTTTTACCGATTTCTATAATAATGTTAATCTTCTTCTTTTGTTTTTCCAATGCTACAATCTATTTAACAGATATGAAAGCCAATAAAACCCTCCAATGGGTGCAGCGTACAGGCATTAAGCCACACACTTACTTTATAGGAATGGGAATCGGTGTTTTTACTTTATTAAATCTATTCTTAGTGTTACTACTCGTTGGCTACTCTTTTATTATTGATATTTCATTATCTTCATTTTTGCTAATTATTTTAATGAGTAACTTTGTGTTATTGGCATTATATCCATTGAGTTTTATATTGGCTGGTCTATTTAAAAATGAAAGAGTGGCCACAAGTATGTTGCAACCGATTATGTTGATATTTATGTTTTCAATACAAATGTCAACGATGTTTTTAACATTAGCGAAAAAAAACCCCCAGGATTATTTTATTTTCTTAATCTGGAACCCGATGCTATATTTATTTGATAGCTTGCAAGTGTCTTTAAATTTAATAGGCGAAACTTGGCTTCCACAATATCAGTATTTTATGATTTTAACAATTCTTAGCTTGGTGTTAGCAGCCATCGCTAAAAAAATATATACCAGTAAGTAG
- a CDS encoding ABC transporter ATP-binding protein, with the protein MELIVKDLVKNYNGVNVLDGVSATFKMGYCYLLLGQNGAGKSTLSKCIAGDEKPDGGSILFNDSSLHVHEQVALQYQFFSSYQHLKIREVMALFSTLTNNQVDLGELYEILGLPTYDHILLKNASGGQRKAVSIFLSFLLNKPIIILDEPFADLDLTKKKQLMFYLQHEIRQRNKMIIIISHEVAGLESLFDYVVILKDGKLIENSTQDELYRKYAEAKLPGIEGLYYEVTGQILGGRAG; encoded by the coding sequence TTGGAGCTTATTGTGAAGGATCTTGTGAAAAATTATAATGGTGTGAACGTTTTGGATGGTGTGTCTGCCACATTTAAAATGGGTTATTGCTATTTATTGTTGGGTCAGAATGGAGCAGGGAAATCTACGTTATCAAAATGCATAGCTGGAGATGAAAAACCTGATGGAGGTTCCATTTTATTCAATGATTCGTCGCTACATGTGCATGAGCAAGTAGCGTTGCAATACCAATTTTTTTCGAGTTATCAACATCTTAAAATTCGTGAAGTGATGGCACTTTTTTCTACATTGACCAACAATCAGGTTGATTTGGGAGAGCTTTATGAAATATTAGGGTTACCAACTTATGACCACATCTTGTTGAAAAATGCGTCAGGCGGTCAGCGAAAAGCAGTATCGATTTTCCTTTCTTTTTTATTAAATAAACCAATTATCATTTTAGATGAGCCGTTTGCTGATTTAGATTTAACGAAGAAAAAGCAATTGATGTTTTACTTACAGCATGAAATTCGTCAACGTAACAAAATGATTATTATTATTAGCCATGAGGTAGCAGGATTAGAATCGTTATTTGATTATGTAGTGATTTTAAAAGACGGAAAACTCATTGAAAATAGCACACAGGATGAACTTTATAGAAAATACGCAGAGGCGAAGTTGCCAGGAATCGAAGGTCTCTACTATGAAGTGACAGGCCAAATTTTAGGAGGAAGAGCAGGATGA